The following are from one region of the Vibrio hyugaensis genome:
- a CDS encoding TRAP transporter small permease subunit has product MRSLIYIERIFNRFGDFLGWLSSILFILLLANVVYDVVMRYVFNDVSIAFQEMEWHLFSAVFLLGVPYAIKSGGHVRVDIFYERLSYKAQSVIDLLGTLFFLFPFCLLVAWYGIDFAKESYALGETSGDPGGLPYRWIIKAMIPLSFLFMAISGMGLLLHSINKIVNPHLIYAGNNGKS; this is encoded by the coding sequence ATGAGAAGCCTTATTTATATTGAGCGAATCTTTAACCGCTTCGGTGATTTTCTGGGGTGGTTATCCAGCATCCTATTTATATTGTTATTAGCGAACGTGGTGTATGACGTTGTCATGCGTTACGTGTTTAATGATGTCTCTATTGCCTTTCAAGAAATGGAATGGCACCTCTTTTCTGCGGTATTTTTACTCGGTGTTCCTTACGCGATTAAATCCGGTGGTCACGTTCGAGTGGATATCTTCTATGAGCGTTTATCTTATAAAGCTCAATCCGTTATCGATCTCTTAGGCACACTCTTTTTCTTATTTCCTTTTTGTCTATTGGTGGCTTGGTACGGCATCGACTTTGCCAAAGAAAGTTATGCCCTGGGTGAAACATCGGGTGATCCTGGTGGCTTACCATATCGTTGGATTATCAAAGCAATGATCCCACTTTCTTTCTTGTTCATGGCAATCAGTGGTATGGGATTGCTGCTGCACTCCATCAACAAAATTGTTAACCCTCATCTTATCTATGCCGGTAACAACGGTAAGTCGTAA
- a CDS encoding TRAP transporter large permease, translated as MIGIVMFFVALFALLLGFPVAFTFGGIALIFGVWAEGIEMFAFMPYRIQSIMENTVLMAVPLFVFMGLVLQKTRLAEQLLESMGRLFGGVRGGIAISTVLVGALLAASTGVVGASVVAMGLISLPVMLKYNYDKGLACGTICASGTLGQIIPPSIVLILLGDVLGVPVGDLFQAAVWPGIVLVGAYVIYILIYAKLNPEAARPIDRDESISRKEEVITALKAVLPPLALIIVVLGSIFAGIATPTESAALGGAGAIVLSLLYKQFSWSMVYEASKETVKVTAMVFAILLGATAFSMAFTYTGGDYLVEEWMLQIPGEKWGFLIITMLVILILGFFIDFVEICFIIVPIIAPVAELMGINMTWFAILIAMNLQTSFLTPPFGFSLFYLKGVAPAGVTTRDIYKGVMPFIAIQIVVLASLLFFPGFYGMS; from the coding sequence ATGATCGGTATAGTGATGTTTTTTGTCGCCTTGTTTGCGCTACTGCTCGGTTTTCCTGTTGCTTTTACTTTTGGCGGGATCGCATTAATTTTTGGCGTTTGGGCAGAAGGGATCGAGATGTTCGCCTTCATGCCATATCGCATTCAATCCATCATGGAAAACACGGTATTGATGGCTGTACCTCTGTTTGTCTTTATGGGGTTGGTATTACAAAAGACACGGTTAGCAGAGCAGTTGTTGGAATCCATGGGACGTCTATTCGGTGGCGTTCGTGGTGGTATTGCGATTTCTACCGTACTGGTAGGGGCGTTATTGGCGGCATCGACCGGTGTGGTTGGTGCGTCTGTCGTCGCGATGGGTTTGATCTCTCTTCCCGTCATGCTCAAGTATAACTATGATAAAGGGTTAGCTTGCGGCACCATTTGCGCGTCGGGGACACTCGGCCAAATTATCCCACCTTCGATTGTATTAATTTTATTGGGCGATGTACTTGGTGTCCCAGTTGGCGATCTGTTCCAAGCTGCGGTGTGGCCGGGTATTGTGCTGGTGGGTGCTTATGTTATCTACATTCTGATTTACGCCAAACTTAACCCAGAAGCAGCCCGTCCTATTGATCGTGATGAATCGATCAGTCGCAAAGAGGAAGTGATCACCGCGCTGAAAGCTGTATTGCCGCCTTTAGCATTGATCATTGTGGTGCTGGGCTCTATTTTTGCGGGCATTGCGACGCCAACAGAATCTGCTGCACTCGGTGGTGCAGGTGCGATTGTGCTGTCACTGTTGTATAAACAGTTTAGCTGGTCGATGGTGTACGAAGCATCGAAAGAGACCGTCAAAGTAACCGCGATGGTATTTGCTATTTTGCTGGGTGCGACGGCGTTCTCTATGGCATTTACTTATACTGGTGGCGACTACTTGGTGGAAGAGTGGATGCTGCAAATTCCGGGAGAAAAGTGGGGCTTCTTGATCATCACCATGCTCGTGATTTTGATTCTCGGTTTCTTCATCGATTTCGTTGAGATTTGTTTCATTATTGTCCCAATCATTGCGCCTGTTGCTGAGCTCATGGGCATTAATATGACATGGTTCGCGATTCTGATTGCTATGAACTTACAGACTTCATTCCTCACACCACCGTTTGGTTTTAGCTTGTTCTATCTGAAAGGGGTGGCGCCAGCAGGTGTGACAACACGAGATATTTATAAAGGGGTAATGCCGTTTATCGCGATTCAAATTGTTGTACTCGCCTCACTGTTATTCTTCCCTGGTTTCTACGGAATGTCGTAA
- a CDS encoding cache domain-containing protein — MPLKAKLILLALIPVLLVSASISWISIYQAKTLGQREVEIFHQSLIQSKEVALKDTVDLAFDAISHIYNDPTIEEHAAKARVKAILNRLRYGSDGYFFAYDKHGTNLVHPILPDLVGQNLLHIQDENGDHLIEALLYQAQLGGGFHQYLWQKPSTGEVVPKLSYAAWLDKWEWMIGTGLYIEDVSREVANMRAAVNQNIETTFFTVVVILVVTVAVIIVLTLAINLHEHRLADKHLKELAHKTVMFQEDEKKHLARELHDGINQLLVSSKCHLDLMGHRIEDEKLKSHLDKSQRSLITAINEVRHISHQLRPSALDDIGLEAALSTLLQDFHSHSGIDIDSHFDTNHVKLKSEVATTLYRVAQESLNNIEKHAKAKKVTVILQKMGNMLQLLIRDDGTGFLVKSAHRQGIGLRNMRERVEFIGGEFELMSEPGLGTEITVLLDLDGLVYG; from the coding sequence ATGCCTCTTAAAGCCAAACTTATCTTGCTGGCGTTGATCCCCGTGTTGTTGGTGTCCGCAAGCATCAGTTGGATTTCCATTTATCAAGCGAAGACGCTAGGTCAACGCGAGGTGGAAATCTTTCATCAAAGCTTGATTCAATCTAAAGAAGTCGCGTTGAAAGACACTGTTGATTTGGCTTTCGATGCGATTTCGCACATCTACAATGATCCCACCATAGAAGAGCATGCTGCCAAAGCACGAGTGAAAGCGATCCTCAATCGACTTCGCTACGGTTCCGATGGCTACTTCTTTGCCTACGATAAACACGGAACCAATTTAGTTCATCCTATTTTGCCCGATTTGGTTGGGCAGAACTTACTGCATATCCAAGATGAAAACGGCGATCACTTGATAGAAGCGCTTTTGTATCAAGCTCAACTTGGAGGTGGCTTTCATCAATACTTATGGCAAAAACCGTCAACAGGGGAGGTAGTACCTAAGCTGAGTTATGCGGCGTGGTTAGATAAATGGGAATGGATGATTGGCACGGGCCTATATATTGAGGATGTTAGTCGCGAAGTCGCCAATATGCGTGCCGCCGTGAATCAAAACATTGAGACGACTTTCTTCACCGTCGTTGTCATTTTGGTGGTGACGGTAGCGGTTATTATCGTGCTTACTTTAGCGATCAACTTACATGAACATCGTTTGGCGGATAAACATCTAAAAGAACTCGCGCATAAAACGGTCATGTTCCAAGAAGATGAGAAGAAGCACTTAGCAAGGGAACTGCATGATGGCATTAACCAACTGTTGGTTTCGAGTAAGTGCCATTTGGATTTGATGGGACACCGCATCGAAGATGAAAAGCTCAAATCTCACCTCGATAAATCCCAACGCTCGCTGATCACAGCGATTAATGAAGTTCGCCATATTTCTCATCAACTACGGCCAAGTGCGTTGGATGACATCGGCCTTGAGGCGGCGTTATCGACGCTGCTACAGGACTTCCATTCGCATTCTGGCATTGATATCGACAGCCACTTTGATACCAATCATGTGAAGTTAAAATCCGAGGTCGCGACAACTTTGTATCGTGTTGCTCAAGAGTCACTGAATAATATTGAAAAGCACGCTAAGGCCAAAAAAGTCACGGTAATTTTGCAAAAGATGGGCAATATGCTGCAATTACTAATACGTGATGATGGTACGGGCTTCTTAGTCAAATCGGCTCATCGTCAAGGAATCGGACTGCGTAACATGCGTGAACGAGTGGAGTTCATCGGTGGTGAATTCGAACTGATGAGTGAACCTGGGTTAGGAACAGAGATTACCGTGCTGCTAGATTTGGATGGATTAGTTTATGGATAA
- a CDS encoding response regulator encodes MDKPISVVIVDDHQVVLDGFIARLELESDIDVIGTASNGLEAIEVAKLLNPDVILMDISMPIMNGIEATGVIKEEMPESKILMLTMHDNREYIMKVMQAGAVGYMLKEISADKMVQAIKTVNQGSTYFCESVTQTLFTQDVVPAAQKPNPLSRREEAVLKLVAQGNSSKKIATLLDISYRTVETHRHNIKHKLDLHSTAELAKYAFETGLTE; translated from the coding sequence ATGGATAAACCAATTAGTGTCGTGATAGTGGATGACCATCAAGTGGTACTTGATGGTTTTATAGCGCGTCTGGAGCTTGAATCTGATATCGATGTCATCGGTACTGCCAGTAATGGATTAGAAGCCATTGAGGTTGCGAAGTTGCTGAACCCAGACGTAATTCTGATGGACATCAGTATGCCAATCATGAACGGTATAGAAGCGACTGGAGTCATTAAGGAAGAAATGCCAGAGAGCAAAATCTTAATGCTGACCATGCATGACAATCGCGAATACATTATGAAGGTGATGCAGGCGGGAGCGGTGGGTTATATGCTTAAAGAAATTTCCGCCGACAAGATGGTTCAAGCGATAAAAACTGTCAATCAAGGCTCAACGTATTTTTGCGAATCGGTGACGCAAACCTTGTTTACTCAAGATGTCGTACCTGCAGCGCAAAAGCCGAATCCACTCAGCCGCCGTGAAGAAGCGGTATTGAAATTGGTCGCACAAGGCAACAGCAGTAAAAAAATTGCGACGCTGTTAGACATCAGTTATCGAACGGTAGAAACACACCGACATAACATTAAGCATAAGTTGGATTTGCACTCGACCGCAGAGTTGGCCAAATACGCGTTTGAGACGGGTTTGACAGAGTGA
- the cosR gene encoding MarR family transcriptional regulator CosR: MEKYEEVLVSIRQIIRAIDLHSKKLSKESGLTAPQLILMRAISELDNVTIKQLSSHTNMSQATATTILDRLERNQLVERRRSVEDKRKVHAVLTEKGQEALKQAPTPLQEHFISRFQKLEEWEQSLLLSSVQRISTMMNAEDIDVAPMLEIGSITKPE; encoded by the coding sequence TTGGAAAAGTACGAAGAAGTCTTGGTCTCGATTCGTCAGATCATCCGCGCCATTGATTTACATTCTAAAAAGTTGAGCAAAGAGTCTGGTTTGACGGCTCCGCAACTGATTCTGATGCGTGCCATTAGTGAATTAGACAATGTCACTATCAAACAACTGTCTAGCCATACCAATATGAGTCAGGCAACCGCTACCACTATTTTAGACCGTTTAGAGCGCAATCAACTTGTTGAACGTCGTCGTAGTGTCGAAGACAAGCGTAAAGTGCATGCAGTGCTAACAGAAAAAGGGCAAGAAGCGTTGAAACAAGCGCCAACCCCGCTGCAAGAGCACTTCATTAGTCGCTTTCAAAAACTGGAAGAGTGGGAGCAAAGTCTGCTGCTGTCTTCTGTTCAACGTATTTCTACTATGATGAATGCGGAAGATATTGATGTTGCGCCAATGCTTGAGATCGGTAGCATCACTAAGCCAGAATAG
- a CDS encoding BCCT family transporter has protein sequence MTKGIDKYSIDSTDYTVGQDNVQKWGFDVHNPVFGISAGFIALFLIAALVLDAHTAKTALDGIKWKIIGSFDWLFILSGNIFVIFCLGLIVSPMGKIRLGGKDAVADYSFMSWLAMLFAAGMGIGLMFWSVAEPVAYFTGWYETPLGVEANTPEAARLALGATMFHWGLHPWAIYGVVALSLAFFTYNKGLPLSMRSIFYPLLGDRAWGWAGHIVDILAVLATLFGLATSLGLGAQQAASGIHHVFGVEPGLGLQIVVITVVTLLAVVSVIRGIDGGVKVISNINMVIAFLLLILVGLIGWAVSLGSIPTTFMAYIENLVPLSNPFGRTDEAWFQGWTVFYWAWWISWSPFVGMFIARVSRGRTVREFITAVLIVPTAVTLIWMSVFGGLAIDQVINNVGELGTNGLTDVSLAMFQMFDVLPFGNMLSIIAVVLVLVFFITSSDSGSLVIDSITAGGKVDAPVLQRVFWAFMEGAIAVALLWIGGSEAVQALQAGAISTALPFTFVLLAMCVSLLMGMRTERQ, from the coding sequence ATGACAAAAGGTATAGATAAGTACAGTATCGACAGTACCGACTATACGGTTGGTCAAGACAACGTACAAAAATGGGGTTTTGATGTACATAATCCTGTTTTTGGAATCAGTGCAGGTTTCATTGCACTATTTCTTATTGCTGCATTAGTTCTTGATGCACATACAGCCAAAACGGCTCTAGACGGAATCAAATGGAAAATTATCGGTTCATTTGATTGGCTATTCATTCTTTCTGGCAACATCTTCGTTATCTTTTGTTTGGGGCTTATTGTCTCCCCAATGGGTAAGATACGCTTAGGTGGTAAAGATGCTGTCGCAGATTACTCCTTTATGTCTTGGCTTGCGATGTTGTTCGCCGCTGGTATGGGCATTGGTTTGATGTTCTGGAGTGTGGCTGAGCCTGTGGCTTATTTCACGGGTTGGTATGAAACGCCACTCGGTGTGGAAGCCAATACACCAGAAGCTGCGAGGTTAGCACTAGGTGCAACTATGTTCCACTGGGGGCTGCACCCTTGGGCCATCTACGGTGTGGTTGCGCTCTCATTAGCTTTCTTTACCTATAACAAAGGTTTACCGCTTTCAATGCGTTCGATCTTCTACCCACTATTGGGTGATCGCGCTTGGGGCTGGGCTGGCCACATTGTTGATATTCTAGCGGTTCTAGCTACGTTATTTGGTCTAGCGACATCACTCGGTCTAGGCGCGCAACAAGCGGCAAGTGGTATCCATCACGTGTTTGGTGTTGAACCAGGTCTAGGCCTACAGATTGTTGTTATCACTGTGGTAACGCTGTTGGCTGTGGTTTCAGTAATCCGCGGTATTGATGGTGGTGTAAAAGTCATCAGTAACATCAACATGGTGATCGCATTCCTATTGCTTATCTTAGTTGGTTTGATTGGCTGGGCAGTGAGCCTAGGTTCAATCCCGACAACGTTCATGGCATATATAGAAAACCTTGTTCCACTGAGTAACCCGTTTGGTCGTACTGATGAAGCTTGGTTCCAAGGCTGGACAGTATTCTACTGGGCTTGGTGGATTTCATGGTCACCATTCGTAGGTATGTTCATCGCTCGTGTTTCTCGCGGCCGTACTGTACGTGAGTTTATTACCGCAGTATTGATCGTTCCTACCGCTGTAACGCTGATTTGGATGTCAGTGTTTGGTGGTCTTGCTATCGATCAGGTGATCAATAATGTGGGTGAGTTAGGCACAAATGGTCTGACTGACGTTTCGTTAGCGATGTTCCAAATGTTTGATGTTTTGCCATTCGGTAACATGCTGTCTATCATTGCTGTTGTTTTGGTATTGGTATTCTTTATTACCTCTTCAGACTCTGGTTCATTAGTTATCGATAGCATTACCGCTGGTGGTAAAGTGGATGCGCCGGTTCTACAACGTGTGTTCTGGGCATTTATGGAAGGTGCAATTGCGGTTGCACTACTGTGGATCGGTGGTTCAGAAGCGGTTCAAGCACTGCAAGCCGGTGCTATATCTACCGCACTACCATTCACATTCGTATTGCTTGCCATGTGTGTCAGTCTATTGATGGGTATGAGAACAGAACGACAATAA
- a CDS encoding methyl-accepting chemotaxis protein: MKLSLKQKLIGSSLSAVVVMATALTWLSAGQLFDQTRSGVYSRAQSLSNAASEGISDWVAIRKDIATAFNDYSTEQDVVPFLQQARKAGGFDDIFLGTPEGGMYRSHPERNRADYDPRTRPWYTEAKSAGKQIITEAYQDAITNALLVTIAEPVMKNGKFIGVVGADVLIDQLINDVISLDAGENAHAMLIDMSDGTFLAHPNKSLTLKPITDLSNEFSKDSIERAANTGSIETTTIKGQEKLYYFSKVPGTNWMFAIEMDRATEEASHAQLLREMLITAVLITIVVIAAVSWLVGFLFRDLGRVSQALEEIASGEGDLTQRLEPRSDDEVGKLAENFNRFVGNMHTMVTKLSHVSASLSEQARTTAQQAEERSQRISYQQDEINMVATAVNEMAAATQEIAGNADNTASSSEEAVQACVHGSGQVTQTQGSIQNLAQEVQVATNVIQELEAHGNAINTILSTIQGIAEQTNLLALNAAIEAARAGEQGRGFAVVADEVRVLSQRTHASTQEIQETIEMLQGTTAKAVGIMDDSRRLADTSVDDANSAAVSLTQIHTAVERISDMATQIASAAEEQASVTTEITRNTEGIRDVSNELSVEAHQAAEQAAHLSELSHELEQEINRFKL, from the coding sequence ATGAAATTATCATTAAAACAAAAGCTAATTGGCTCAAGCCTCTCTGCTGTTGTAGTGATGGCAACAGCATTAACTTGGCTGTCGGCTGGTCAATTGTTTGATCAGACGCGTTCAGGTGTCTATTCACGAGCACAAAGTCTAAGCAACGCAGCATCAGAAGGTATTTCTGACTGGGTTGCGATTCGCAAAGATATAGCGACGGCTTTCAACGATTACTCAACTGAGCAAGACGTTGTGCCTTTCTTACAACAAGCACGCAAAGCGGGGGGCTTTGACGATATCTTCCTAGGTACTCCGGAAGGTGGCATGTACCGTTCTCATCCAGAACGTAACCGTGCAGATTATGATCCTCGAACTCGCCCTTGGTACACGGAGGCGAAATCTGCCGGTAAGCAGATCATCACAGAAGCTTACCAAGATGCGATCACTAACGCGCTACTGGTCACCATTGCAGAACCTGTAATGAAAAACGGTAAGTTCATTGGTGTCGTGGGGGCTGATGTTCTGATTGACCAGTTGATCAACGACGTTATCAGCCTTGATGCGGGTGAAAATGCGCATGCAATGCTGATCGATATGAGCGATGGTACTTTCCTTGCGCACCCAAACAAGAGCTTAACGCTTAAACCAATCACCGACCTTTCTAACGAGTTTTCAAAGGATTCGATTGAACGTGCCGCAAATACAGGTTCGATTGAGACAACAACGATCAAAGGTCAAGAGAAGCTTTACTACTTCAGCAAAGTGCCAGGTACAAACTGGATGTTCGCGATTGAAATGGATCGTGCAACTGAAGAGGCGAGCCACGCGCAATTACTACGCGAAATGCTAATTACTGCTGTTCTCATCACCATCGTAGTGATTGCAGCGGTGTCTTGGTTAGTCGGCTTCTTGTTCCGCGATCTTGGCCGTGTATCGCAGGCGCTTGAAGAGATTGCTTCTGGTGAAGGTGACTTAACACAACGTCTTGAACCACGTAGCGATGATGAAGTCGGTAAACTTGCCGAAAACTTTAACCGCTTTGTGGGCAACATGCATACTATGGTGACTAAGCTTAGCCACGTTTCTGCATCGTTGTCAGAGCAAGCTCGTACGACCGCTCAACAGGCTGAGGAGCGTAGCCAACGTATTTCTTACCAGCAAGACGAAATCAACATGGTTGCGACTGCGGTAAATGAAATGGCTGCGGCGACACAAGAGATTGCAGGCAATGCTGACAATACTGCATCAAGCTCGGAAGAAGCGGTACAAGCGTGTGTTCATGGTTCAGGTCAAGTGACTCAAACTCAAGGCTCTATCCAGAACCTTGCACAAGAAGTCCAAGTGGCAACGAACGTGATTCAAGAGCTTGAGGCGCACGGTAACGCAATCAATACGATTCTTTCCACTATCCAAGGTATTGCAGAGCAAACCAACTTACTTGCGTTGAACGCTGCGATTGAAGCGGCGCGCGCGGGTGAGCAAGGTCGTGGTTTTGCGGTGGTTGCTGATGAGGTTCGTGTTCTGAGTCAACGTACTCACGCGTCTACTCAAGAGATTCAAGAAACGATTGAGATGTTGCAAGGTACGACAGCAAAAGCTGTAGGTATTATGGATGACAGTCGTCGTCTTGCTGACACCAGCGTGGATGATGCGAACTCAGCAGCGGTGAGTCTCACTCAGATTCACACTGCAGTAGAACGCATTAGCGACATGGCAACACAAATTGCGTCTGCTGCTGAAGAGCAAGCGTCCGTAACAACAGAAATTACGCGCAACACAGAAGGCATCCGCGATGTCTCTAACGAGCTGTCTGTTGAAGCGCATCAGGCCGCAGAGCAAGCTGCGCACCTATCTGAGCTTTCTCATGAGCTAGAACAAGAGATCAATCGCTTTAAACTGTAA
- a CDS encoding 3'-5' exonuclease — MIKKLFQKPFVQWPTKFQSKLESAKDERLVAFYSTALPAPETPLSEVEFVALDFETTGLNPQKNGIITIGLVPFNLNRIFLRQAKHWKVRPQEKLDEESVIIHGITHSELIDAPDLGEILGPLLESLAGKIVVVHYRRIEREFLDQALRARIKEGIEFPVLDTLQIEEDIQQRLSGGLWNKLKGNKPKSLRLAQSRRRYGLPDYTPHHALTDAIATAELLQAQIAHHYSEEQPISSLWL; from the coding sequence ATGATAAAGAAGCTGTTTCAAAAACCTTTTGTCCAATGGCCAACCAAGTTTCAAAGCAAATTAGAGAGCGCGAAAGATGAACGTCTGGTCGCTTTCTACAGCACCGCACTGCCTGCGCCAGAAACACCATTATCTGAGGTAGAGTTTGTCGCCTTGGACTTTGAGACTACTGGGTTAAATCCGCAAAAGAACGGCATTATCACCATTGGTTTGGTGCCGTTTAATCTTAATCGTATTTTCCTTCGCCAAGCAAAGCACTGGAAAGTAAGACCGCAAGAAAAGCTCGATGAAGAATCAGTAATCATTCACGGTATTACACACAGTGAGCTGATAGACGCACCCGACCTAGGAGAGATCCTAGGACCATTATTGGAAAGCTTAGCTGGCAAAATTGTTGTAGTTCACTATCGTCGTATTGAACGTGAATTCCTCGACCAAGCGCTGCGAGCGCGCATTAAAGAAGGCATCGAGTTCCCAGTATTGGATACGCTGCAAATTGAAGAGGACATTCAACAGCGCCTCTCTGGCGGCCTTTGGAACAAGTTAAAAGGGAATAAGCCGAAGTCATTGCGCTTAGCTCAATCTCGTCGCCGTTATGGTCTGCCGGATTATACACCTCATCATGCGTTAACGGATGCAATTGCCACAGCAGAACTACTTCAAGCCCAAATTGCCCATCACTACAGCGAAGAGCAACCTATCAGTAGTCTTTGGCTGTAG
- a CDS encoding DUF294 nucleotidyltransferase-like domain-containing protein — MEAELLEIYNFLAKYPPFNELPEETLIKVTENIEISYYRQDTPIIHLGDQIDDLYMVRSGVVEVYRRKGELYNRLDEGDLFGQMGLLTNNKVRFPVKAIEDSLLYCIPQDIFQELYDNFDSFADFVEVENSARLRQAVSENNDANDLTTSKVKTLLTRDAPTIERGQTIQEAAQLMAQDNVSSLLIVDPEFVLDEDDPQSPVVGIITDRDLCTRVLAEGLPPQDDVSTVMTTEVISLDHNAYVYEAMLTMLRYNVHHLPVVKDQMPIGIIEATDIVRYESQNSLLLVSSIFQQQTIEDLAIVAEEVKSSFVRLVNEDANSHMVGSAMSVIGRSFKQRLLEMAEEELGPPPVPYCFLALGSMGRDEQLLVTDQDNAIILDDTYKEDKHGKYFEALAQYVSDGLNVCGYKYCTGDIMATNPEWRMTRSQWEECFADWIDDPNPKALLNASIFFDLDGVYGRLKWAEQLTSFIVRRARKNNRFLACLARNALNRTPPLGFFKDFVMEKDGQHKNSINLKRRGTAPLVDLIRVHSLAVGSRAQNSFERLDDIIDAGILPKGRAQDLKDAMEFISMVRIRHQAIDVELGIEPDNNIEPENLSDFERRNLKDAFQILSNGQNFLKFRYQASNKFK, encoded by the coding sequence ATGGAAGCAGAACTTCTCGAGATATATAACTTTCTCGCCAAGTATCCCCCATTTAACGAGCTTCCGGAAGAAACGCTCATCAAAGTGACAGAGAACATCGAGATCTCTTACTACCGCCAAGACACACCTATCATCCACTTAGGTGACCAAATTGACGACCTATACATGGTAAGAAGTGGCGTCGTCGAAGTCTATCGACGTAAAGGTGAGCTCTATAACCGCCTTGATGAAGGTGATCTTTTCGGTCAAATGGGCCTTCTGACCAACAATAAAGTTCGCTTTCCAGTAAAAGCGATCGAAGATTCCCTGCTCTACTGCATACCACAAGACATTTTCCAAGAGCTTTACGATAACTTTGATTCGTTTGCCGACTTTGTCGAAGTTGAAAACAGTGCTCGACTCCGCCAAGCTGTCTCAGAAAATAACGATGCGAATGACCTGACGACATCCAAAGTAAAAACATTGCTAACACGCGATGCGCCTACCATTGAGCGCGGCCAAACCATTCAAGAAGCCGCGCAACTCATGGCGCAAGATAATGTGTCTTCGTTGTTGATTGTCGACCCTGAATTTGTTCTTGACGAGGATGATCCGCAGTCGCCTGTTGTTGGCATTATTACCGACCGCGATTTGTGTACCCGCGTCTTGGCCGAAGGCTTACCTCCTCAAGATGACGTTTCGACAGTGATGACAACTGAAGTAATCTCTCTTGATCACAACGCTTACGTGTACGAAGCCATGTTGACCATGCTGCGCTACAACGTACACCACTTACCTGTAGTAAAAGACCAAATGCCGATCGGCATTATCGAGGCAACGGATATCGTTCGTTATGAGTCTCAGAACTCTCTACTACTGGTGAGCAGTATCTTCCAACAACAAACCATCGAAGACTTGGCGATCGTCGCAGAAGAAGTAAAAAGCAGCTTTGTGCGTTTAGTGAACGAAGACGCAAACTCTCACATGGTTGGCAGTGCGATGTCAGTGATCGGGCGTAGCTTCAAACAGCGCTTGCTTGAGATGGCAGAAGAAGAGTTAGGCCCACCGCCTGTTCCGTATTGTTTCCTCGCGCTGGGTTCAATGGGTCGTGATGAACAGTTACTGGTCACAGACCAAGACAACGCCATCATTCTTGATGACACCTACAAAGAAGACAAGCACGGCAAGTACTTTGAAGCGCTAGCGCAATATGTCAGTGACGGTTTGAACGTTTGTGGTTACAAATATTGTACTGGCGATATCATGGCGACCAATCCAGAATGGCGCATGACTCGCTCGCAATGGGAAGAGTGCTTTGCTGACTGGATTGATGATCCCAACCCGAAAGCGCTGCTGAATGCGTCCATTTTCTTTGACTTAGATGGTGTTTATGGCCGCTTGAAATGGGCTGAACAACTGACCAGCTTTATCGTTCGTCGCGCGCGTAAGAACAACCGCTTCCTCGCTTGCTTGGCTCGCAACGCCTTGAATCGAACGCCTCCACTTGGATTCTTCAAAGACTTCGTGATGGAAAAAGATGGCCAACACAAAAACTCGATCAACTTAAAACGTCGTGGCACCGCACCATTGGTTGATTTGATTCGTGTTCATTCTTTGGCGGTTGGCTCTCGTGCTCAAAACTCTTTTGAGCGATTGGATGACATCATTGACGCGGGCATCTTACCAAAAGGCCGTGCACAAGATTTGAAGGATGCAATGGAGTTTATCTCTATGGTCCGCATCCGTCACCAAGCCATCGACGTTGAGCTCGGTATTGAGCCGGATAACAACATCGAGCCAGAGAACTTATCGGACTTTGAACGACGTAATCTTAAGGATGCTTTCCAAATCTTGAGCAATGGTCAGAACTTCCTCAAGTTCCGCTATCAGGCAAGCAATAAGTTTAAGTGA